From Streptomyces griseorubiginosus, one genomic window encodes:
- a CDS encoding transglycosylase domain-containing protein has translation MGRAEERRARQRGGHRAAPPTRSSGTPSEGVATGGRAAARKAAARGKKGAKKGKSGIRRLFTWKKILGTFFAVCLLGIGAFVVMYMMIDVPKGNAKAQEQSNIYKYSNGSVMAREGDTNREIVDLSEVPKPVQRTFVAAENKTFYTDAGVDLKGIARGLFNTLSGKGKQGGSTITQQYVKNYYLDQDQTVTRKLKELVISLKVDRETPKDDILAGYINTSYYGRGAYGIQAAAQDYYRVDAKKLNVAQGAYLAALLQAPSQYDWAVATPTGKKLVQERWNYVLNNMVGQGWLSQSERDKMTFPVPKEPKAAPGLEGQKGYFVKLAKQQLEKQMMAKEGITQDEAEARVENAGWTFTLNIDKKKQAQLEKAVKTQLTSKLDPKKRTVDRNVQAGAASVDPKTGKIVALYGGTDYTKHFYSNANRTDYQPASTFKPVILAAALENNSETQGGKPIGADTIYDGTSKRQVVDSNGDKVGFAPENEDDQDYGKQVTVQTAMNKSINSVFAQMGVDVGMDKVLATATKLGMDTGKLKPLPAYTLGTMGASPIQMAGVYATLDNHGKQVTPTIIKSAEQGGTEYRMPDPIGEQVISREAADTVTSVLTGVVDDGTAKVSVAENPARDGRKVAGKTGTSDDNKSAWFTGFTPDLVTSVGLFGEDYKTGGQSKMYNTAGLPRVNGGGFPAQIWAAYTFGVAGKNTKFDLETDQGAAVQPSWTPSPSVTPSDTPSSTPTTEKPSQTPSQTPTTTPPTTPQNTPTTSPPVSVPPSTPQNTPTTPENPFDPNDDQ, from the coding sequence ATGGGACGAGCGGAAGAGAGAAGAGCACGTCAGCGCGGTGGCCACCGCGCGGCGCCGCCCACGCGCTCGTCCGGGACGCCGAGCGAGGGCGTCGCGACCGGCGGCAGGGCCGCGGCGCGCAAGGCCGCCGCCCGCGGTAAGAAGGGCGCCAAGAAGGGTAAGAGCGGCATACGCCGGCTCTTCACCTGGAAGAAGATCCTCGGCACCTTCTTCGCCGTCTGTCTGCTCGGTATCGGCGCCTTCGTCGTGATGTACATGATGATCGACGTGCCCAAGGGCAACGCGAAGGCCCAGGAACAGAGCAACATCTACAAGTACAGCAACGGCTCGGTCATGGCCCGCGAGGGCGACACCAACCGCGAGATCGTGGACCTCTCCGAGGTGCCCAAGCCGGTCCAGCGCACCTTCGTGGCGGCGGAGAACAAGACCTTCTACACGGACGCGGGAGTCGACCTCAAGGGCATCGCCCGCGGTCTCTTCAACACCCTCTCCGGCAAGGGCAAGCAGGGTGGCTCCACGATCACCCAGCAGTACGTCAAGAACTACTACCTCGACCAGGACCAGACCGTCACGCGCAAGCTGAAGGAACTGGTCATCTCGCTGAAGGTGGACCGCGAGACGCCCAAGGACGACATCCTCGCGGGCTACATCAACACCAGCTACTACGGCCGCGGCGCCTACGGCATCCAGGCCGCCGCCCAGGACTACTACCGCGTCGACGCCAAGAAGCTCAACGTGGCGCAGGGCGCGTATCTCGCCGCGCTGCTCCAGGCCCCGAGCCAGTACGACTGGGCGGTCGCCACCCCCACCGGCAAGAAGCTGGTGCAGGAGCGCTGGAACTACGTCCTGAACAACATGGTCGGGCAGGGCTGGCTGAGCCAGAGCGAGCGGGACAAGATGACGTTCCCGGTGCCCAAGGAGCCCAAGGCCGCCCCCGGTCTGGAGGGCCAGAAGGGCTACTTCGTCAAGCTCGCCAAGCAGCAGCTCGAGAAGCAGATGATGGCCAAGGAGGGCATCACCCAGGACGAGGCGGAGGCCCGGGTCGAGAACGCCGGGTGGACCTTCACCCTGAACATCGACAAGAAGAAGCAGGCCCAGCTGGAGAAGGCGGTCAAGACCCAGCTGACCAGCAAGCTGGACCCGAAGAAGCGGACGGTCGACAGGAACGTCCAGGCCGGCGCGGCCTCCGTCGACCCCAAGACGGGGAAGATCGTCGCCCTGTACGGCGGCACGGACTACACCAAGCACTTCTACAGCAACGCCAACCGCACCGACTACCAGCCCGCCTCGACCTTCAAGCCGGTCATCCTCGCCGCCGCGCTGGAGAACAACTCCGAGACGCAGGGCGGCAAGCCGATCGGCGCCGACACGATCTACGACGGCACCAGCAAGCGCCAGGTCGTGGACAGCAACGGGGACAAGGTCGGCTTCGCCCCCGAGAACGAGGACGACCAGGACTACGGCAAGCAGGTCACCGTCCAGACGGCGATGAACAAGTCCATCAACTCCGTCTTCGCGCAGATGGGCGTCGACGTCGGCATGGACAAGGTGCTGGCGACGGCCACCAAGCTCGGCATGGACACCGGCAAGCTCAAGCCGCTGCCCGCCTACACCCTGGGCACCATGGGCGCGAGCCCGATCCAGATGGCCGGCGTCTACGCCACCCTCGACAACCACGGCAAGCAGGTCACGCCGACCATCATCAAGTCGGCCGAGCAGGGCGGCACCGAGTACCGGATGCCCGACCCGATCGGCGAGCAGGTGATCAGCAGGGAGGCCGCCGACACCGTGACCTCGGTGCTGACGGGCGTGGTCGACGACGGTACGGCCAAGGTGTCCGTGGCGGAGAACCCGGCCCGCGACGGCCGCAAGGTGGCCGGCAAGACGGGTACCTCCGACGACAACAAGTCGGCCTGGTTCACCGGCTTCACCCCGGACCTGGTGACCTCGGTCGGTCTGTTCGGCGAGGACTACAAGACCGGCGGCCAGAGCAAGATGTACAACACCGCCGGCCTGCCCCGGGTCAACGGCGGTGGCTTCCCGGCGCAGATCTGGGCGGCGTACACCTTCGGTGTCGCGGGCAAGAACACCAAGTTCGACCTGGAAACCGACCAGGGTGCCGCGGTCCAGCCCTCCTGGACGCCGAGCCCGTCGGTGACGCCGTCCGACACCCCGTCGTCGACCCCGACCACGGAGAAGCCGTCGCAGACCCCGTCGCAGACGCCGACGACGACCCCGCCGACGACTCCGCAGAACACCCCGACGACGAGTCCACCGGTGTCGGTCCCGCCGTCGACACCGCAGAACACCCCGACCACACCTGAGAACCCGTTCGACCCGAACGACGATCAGTAG
- a CDS encoding SPFH domain-containing protein, with translation MSAHDTEPIADAPDMPAPRVREVPAHSIGGALALLLGLLGLLLAVYLLALSGEGPAFAIAGALVLVAAIISLRGLNTVAPGEARVVQLFGRYKGTIRKDGLRWVNPFTSRTKISTRVRNHETAVLKVNDAYGNPIELAAVVVWKVEDTAQATFEVDNFVKFVATQTETAVRHIAIEYPYDAHDEDGLSLRGNADEITQKLAGELHARVETAGVQIIESRFTHLAYAPEIASAMLQRQQAGAVVAARRQIVEGAVGMVEEALARITERDIVELDEERKAAMVSNLMVVLCGDRAPQPVLNTGTLYQ, from the coding sequence ATGTCCGCACACGACACCGAACCCATCGCCGACGCACCCGACATGCCCGCCCCGCGGGTACGGGAGGTCCCCGCGCACAGCATCGGCGGCGCGCTCGCGCTGCTGCTGGGCCTGCTCGGGCTGCTGCTCGCCGTCTATCTGCTCGCGCTCAGCGGGGAAGGCCCGGCCTTCGCGATCGCCGGCGCCCTCGTGCTGGTCGCCGCGATCATCTCGCTGCGCGGCCTGAACACGGTCGCGCCGGGCGAGGCGCGGGTCGTCCAGCTCTTCGGCCGCTACAAGGGCACGATCCGCAAGGACGGCCTGCGCTGGGTGAACCCCTTCACCTCCCGTACCAAGATCTCCACCCGGGTCCGCAACCACGAGACCGCCGTCCTCAAGGTCAACGACGCCTACGGCAACCCGATCGAGCTCGCCGCGGTCGTGGTGTGGAAGGTCGAGGACACCGCGCAGGCCACCTTCGAGGTCGACAACTTCGTGAAGTTCGTCGCCACCCAGACCGAGACGGCCGTACGGCACATCGCGATCGAGTACCCCTACGACGCCCACGACGAGGACGGGCTCTCGCTGCGCGGCAACGCCGACGAGATCACCCAGAAGCTCGCCGGCGAGCTGCACGCGCGTGTGGAGACGGCCGGGGTCCAGATCATCGAGTCCCGCTTCACGCACCTCGCCTACGCGCCCGAGATCGCCTCGGCGATGCTCCAGCGGCAGCAGGCCGGGGCGGTCGTCGCGGCCCGGCGCCAGATCGTGGAGGGCGCGGTCGGCATGGTCGAGGAGGCGCTGGCCCGGATCACCGAGCGGGACATCGTCGAGCTGGACGAGGAGCGCAAGGCGGCGATGGTGTCCAACCTGATGGTGGTGCTGTGCGGCGACCGGGCCCCGCAGCCGGTCCTCAACACCGGGACGCTCTACCAGTGA
- a CDS encoding PadR family transcriptional regulator has product MSIGHTLLGLLESGPRHGYDLKRAFDEKFGHDRPLHYGQVYSTMSRLLKNGLVEVDGIEPGGGPERKRYAITDAGITDVQRWLATPEKPEPYLQSTLYTKVVLALLTHRDAGDILDTQRAEHLRMMRILTDRKRRGDLADQLICDHALFHLEADLRWLELTAARLDKLAEVVK; this is encoded by the coding sequence ATGTCCATCGGTCACACCCTCCTAGGGCTCCTGGAGTCGGGCCCCCGCCACGGCTACGACCTCAAGCGGGCCTTCGACGAGAAGTTCGGTCACGACCGGCCGCTGCACTACGGCCAGGTCTACTCGACGATGTCCCGCCTGCTGAAGAACGGGCTCGTCGAAGTCGACGGGATCGAGCCCGGCGGCGGCCCCGAGCGCAAGCGGTACGCCATCACGGACGCCGGGATCACCGACGTACAGCGATGGCTCGCGACGCCCGAGAAGCCCGAGCCGTACCTCCAGTCCACGCTGTACACCAAGGTCGTCCTCGCGCTGCTCACCCACCGCGACGCGGGCGACATCCTCGACACCCAGCGTGCCGAGCACCTGCGGATGATGCGCATCCTCACGGACCGCAAGCGCAGGGGCGACCTCGCGGACCAGCTGATCTGCGACCACGCCCTGTTCCACCTGGAAGCCGACCTGCGCTGGCTGGAGCTGACCGCCGCGCGTCTCGACAAACTCGCGGAGGTGGTCAAGTGA
- a CDS encoding ABC transporter ATP-binding protein produces MTPAGSLLVADALHKAYGPTVALDGAEFSIHPGEVVAVMGPSGSGKSTLLHCLAGIVTPDSGSILYNGREMATMNDAERSALRRSEFGFVFQFGQLVPELTCVENVALPLRLNGTSRKEAEKAALGWMERLEVDDLRKKRPGEVSGGQGQRVAVARSLVTNPRVLFADEPTGALDSLNGERVMELLTEAARSTNAAVVLVTHEARVAAYSDREIVVRDGKSRDMERVV; encoded by the coding sequence GTGACCCCGGCCGGTTCCCTGCTCGTCGCCGACGCGCTGCACAAGGCGTACGGCCCCACCGTCGCGCTCGACGGCGCCGAGTTCTCCATCCACCCCGGCGAGGTCGTCGCCGTCATGGGCCCCTCCGGGTCCGGCAAGTCGACCCTGCTGCACTGTCTGGCCGGGATCGTCACCCCCGACTCGGGCTCGATCCTCTACAACGGCCGCGAGATGGCCACCATGAACGACGCCGAGCGCAGCGCCCTCCGGCGCTCCGAGTTCGGGTTCGTCTTCCAGTTCGGGCAGCTGGTGCCCGAACTGACCTGCGTCGAGAACGTGGCGCTGCCGCTGCGCCTCAACGGCACCTCCCGCAAGGAGGCCGAGAAGGCCGCGCTCGGCTGGATGGAGCGCCTGGAGGTCGACGACCTCCGCAAGAAGCGGCCCGGTGAGGTGTCCGGCGGCCAGGGGCAGCGGGTGGCCGTGGCCCGGTCCCTGGTGACCAACCCGCGCGTGCTGTTCGCGGACGAGCCGACCGGTGCCCTCGACTCCCTCAACGGCGAGCGGGTCATGGAGCTGCTCACCGAGGCGGCCCGGTCCACCAACGCGGCCGTCGTCCTCGTCACGCACGAGGCACGGGTCGCCGCCTACTCCGACCGCGAGATCGTCGTACGGGACGGGAAGTCCCGGGACATGGAGCGGGTCGTATGA
- a CDS encoding ABC transporter permease codes for MKLGQWWRDLAMGVRFAFAGGREGWVRALLTAVGVGLGVALLLLTTALPNALAVRHERGDARADINYGQEIKKADNTLLSGNASTTFRDTDIRGRDLEPEGPRAPLPPGVAKFPAVGEMVVSPALKKLLESEDGKLLRERLPNRIAGTIAESGLIGSHELAFYRGAKGLAAQDINGAGISRIDKYGNPNPTESDSDPVLVLLVLVVFVVLLMPVAVFITAAVRFGGERRDRRLAALRLVGADGRSTRRIAAGEALAGAVLGLVLGTVFFLIGREVAGSVELFGQSVFPSYLNPSLLLALLVAVAVPAAAVLVTLLALRGVVIEPLGVVRTAKPARRRLWWRLLLPLAGLGMLYPMVGQGRDGGDFNQYLVTGGVILLLVGVTTLLPWIVEAVVARLGAGAVSWQLAVRRLQLSSGTAARMVNGIAVAVAGAIALQMLFAATESDYTKDTGYDISRAQMQVTVPKGKALAATAKELAETKGVRQVYAFDEGFVNDGTGEDANWARVTVADCTSLREVAKLPSCRDGDVFVSHVAPSAGEGDTDRQSTDDESDVTARPGQKLYFDTSEAAEKQTSVVWTVPKAVKQAESIADPTGYRRGGILVTPGAFPAQAAKAVRGEIYVRVDDSLPDARDYVRNTAARINPYEEPMTWVSTESNDRYSSIRTGLFVGAVCVLALIGASLLVSQLEQLRERKKLLSALVAFGTRRRTLSLSVLWQTAIPVGLGLLLASAVGLTLGVVLLRMTDTPVRVDWSSVLSMTGVGAGVVLVVTLLSLPPLLRLMRPDGLRTE; via the coding sequence ATGAAACTCGGGCAGTGGTGGCGAGACCTCGCCATGGGGGTCCGGTTCGCCTTCGCGGGCGGACGCGAGGGGTGGGTCCGGGCGCTGCTGACCGCGGTCGGCGTCGGACTCGGGGTGGCGTTGCTGCTGCTGACCACCGCGCTGCCGAACGCGCTGGCGGTCCGGCACGAGCGGGGCGACGCCCGCGCGGACATCAACTACGGGCAGGAGATCAAGAAGGCCGACAACACCCTGCTGTCGGGGAACGCGTCGACCACCTTCCGGGACACCGACATCCGCGGCCGGGACCTGGAGCCCGAGGGGCCCAGGGCGCCCCTGCCGCCCGGCGTCGCGAAGTTCCCCGCGGTCGGCGAGATGGTCGTCTCCCCCGCGCTGAAGAAGCTGCTGGAGTCCGAGGACGGCAAGCTGCTGCGGGAGCGGCTGCCGAACCGGATCGCCGGGACGATCGCCGAGAGCGGGCTGATCGGCTCCCACGAACTCGCCTTCTACCGCGGGGCCAAGGGGCTCGCCGCCCAGGACATCAACGGCGCCGGGATCAGCCGCATCGACAAGTACGGCAACCCGAACCCGACCGAGTCGGACTCCGACCCGGTGCTGGTGCTGCTGGTCCTGGTCGTCTTCGTGGTGCTGCTGATGCCGGTCGCCGTGTTCATCACCGCGGCCGTCCGCTTCGGCGGCGAGCGGCGCGACCGACGGCTCGCGGCCCTGCGTCTGGTGGGCGCCGACGGCCGCTCGACCCGGCGGATCGCCGCCGGCGAGGCGCTGGCGGGCGCGGTGCTCGGACTGGTCCTCGGCACGGTGTTCTTCCTGATCGGCCGTGAAGTGGCGGGCTCCGTCGAGCTGTTCGGGCAGAGCGTGTTCCCGAGCTATCTCAACCCCTCCCTGCTGCTGGCCCTGCTGGTCGCGGTCGCGGTGCCGGCGGCGGCCGTCCTGGTGACGCTGCTCGCCCTGCGGGGCGTGGTGATCGAGCCGCTCGGCGTGGTGCGTACGGCGAAGCCCGCGCGACGCCGGCTGTGGTGGCGGCTGCTGCTGCCGCTGGCCGGGCTCGGGATGCTGTACCCGATGGTCGGACAGGGCCGGGACGGCGGCGACTTCAACCAGTACCTCGTCACCGGCGGTGTCATCCTGCTGCTGGTCGGTGTGACCACCCTGCTGCCCTGGATCGTCGAGGCGGTCGTGGCCCGGCTGGGCGCGGGCGCGGTGTCCTGGCAACTGGCGGTGCGCAGGCTCCAGTTGAGCAGCGGCACGGCGGCCCGGATGGTCAACGGCATCGCGGTGGCCGTGGCCGGCGCGATCGCGCTCCAGATGCTGTTCGCGGCCACCGAGAGCGACTACACCAAGGACACCGGCTACGACATCTCTCGGGCGCAGATGCAGGTGACCGTCCCGAAGGGGAAGGCGCTCGCGGCGACCGCGAAGGAACTGGCCGAGACCAAGGGCGTCCGGCAGGTGTACGCGTTCGACGAGGGCTTCGTCAACGACGGGACGGGCGAGGACGCGAACTGGGCCCGGGTGACCGTCGCCGACTGCACGTCCCTGCGTGAGGTGGCCAAGCTGCCCTCCTGCCGCGACGGCGATGTCTTCGTCTCGCATGTCGCGCCGTCGGCGGGCGAGGGCGACACCGACAGGCAGAGCACCGATGACGAGTCGGATGTGACGGCACGGCCCGGCCAGAAGCTCTACTTCGACACCTCCGAGGCCGCGGAGAAGCAGACCTCGGTCGTCTGGACCGTCCCGAAGGCCGTCAAGCAGGCGGAGTCCATCGCCGACCCGACGGGCTACCGGCGCGGCGGCATCCTGGTCACCCCGGGCGCCTTCCCGGCGCAGGCGGCGAAGGCCGTGCGCGGAGAGATCTATGTGCGGGTGGACGACTCGCTGCCGGACGCACGCGACTACGTCCGCAACACGGCCGCCCGGATCAACCCGTACGAGGAGCCCATGACCTGGGTGTCCACCGAGAGCAACGACCGTTACTCCTCCATCCGCACCGGCCTGTTCGTGGGCGCGGTCTGTGTCCTAGCGCTGATCGGGGCGAGCCTGCTGGTCTCCCAGCTGGAGCAGCTGCGGGAGCGCAAGAAGCTGCTGTCGGCGCTGGTCGCCTTCGGTACCAGGCGGCGCACCCTGAGCCTGTCGGTGCTGTGGCAGACGGCGATCCCGGTCGGGCTGGGTCTGCTGCTGGCCTCGGCGGTGGGGCTGACGCTGGGCGTGGTCCTGCTGCGGATGACCGACACCCCGGTGCGGGTGGACTGGTCGAGCGTGCTGTCGATGACCGGCGTGGGCGCGGGTGTCGTCCTCGTGGTGACGCTGCTGAGCCTGCCGCCGCTGCTCAGGCTGATGCGCCCGGACGGGCTGCGGACGGAGTAA
- a CDS encoding roadblock/LC7 domain-containing protein, whose protein sequence is MDHQALALEMRGLREQVTGITDTAVAAADGLLIAADTANSIDPEGLAALAAAGLGLARRTAEASARGTLRRTVTYGSHGCAAFYAVGDTALMVVLGDEGMDVEHLHRATQPTLNRIGSILTDKATEKASEGV, encoded by the coding sequence ATGGATCACCAAGCCCTGGCGCTCGAAATGCGCGGACTGCGCGAACAGGTCACCGGAATCACCGACACCGCGGTCGCCGCCGCGGACGGGCTGCTCATCGCCGCGGACACCGCCAACTCGATCGACCCGGAGGGTCTCGCCGCGCTCGCCGCGGCCGGACTCGGCCTCGCCCGGCGCACCGCCGAGGCGTCCGCCCGCGGCACGCTGCGCCGGACGGTGACCTACGGCAGCCACGGCTGTGCCGCGTTCTACGCCGTCGGCGACACCGCCCTGATGGTCGTGCTCGGTGACGAGGGGATGGATGTGGAGCACCTGCACCGGGCGACCCAGCCGACCTTGAACCGGATCGGCTCGATCCTCACCGACAAGGCGACCGAGAAAGCATCAGAAGGAGTCTGA
- a CDS encoding MarR family transcriptional regulator, with protein MSGHEHLAQALAECGRDSFTGELRVRGTPGGTFHFGDGRVVAVESPGAPGPEALLLRSGRVSGEQWAELVRESGGSRWPATALIAHGYAGAAQLRVVCALALRDAAFAMAAGRVESCERVNSTELFAQVPLGEPPLRLLQDATRRLTALAALPYPVHPDRERPVASGTDQGSTALRRELLSHADGRRTARDLAFRVGRGVYTVTVEVARMLDEGLMVCAPPPAPVPVRALPDGHALRPRKPPQGEQPPPPAYGDLPRRKPGSFFRLRNGTPK; from the coding sequence ATGTCGGGCCACGAACACCTGGCTCAGGCCCTGGCCGAGTGCGGCCGTGACAGTTTCACCGGGGAGCTGCGGGTCCGCGGCACACCCGGCGGCACCTTCCACTTCGGGGACGGCCGGGTGGTCGCCGTGGAGTCCCCCGGCGCCCCCGGCCCCGAGGCCCTGCTGCTGCGCTCCGGGCGGGTCAGCGGCGAGCAGTGGGCCGAGCTGGTGCGGGAGTCGGGCGGCTCGCGCTGGCCGGCGACCGCGCTCATCGCGCACGGCTACGCGGGTGCCGCGCAGCTCAGGGTGGTGTGCGCGCTCGCCCTGCGCGACGCCGCCTTCGCGATGGCCGCGGGCCGGGTGGAGAGCTGCGAACGCGTCAACTCCACCGAGCTGTTCGCGCAGGTCCCGCTGGGTGAGCCACCCCTGCGGCTGCTCCAGGACGCGACCCGCAGGCTCACCGCCCTGGCCGCACTGCCGTACCCCGTCCACCCCGACCGGGAACGGCCCGTGGCCTCGGGCACCGACCAGGGATCCACCGCGCTGCGGCGCGAGCTGCTCAGCCACGCCGACGGCCGCCGCACGGCCCGCGATCTCGCCTTCCGGGTCGGCCGCGGGGTCTACACCGTCACCGTCGAGGTCGCCCGCATGCTCGACGAGGGGCTCATGGTGTGCGCCCCGCCGCCCGCGCCCGTCCCGGTCCGCGCGCTGCCCGACGGCCACGCGCTCCGGCCCCGCAAACCCCCGCAGGGGGAGCAGCCCCCGCCTCCCGCGTACGGCGATCTGCCCCGCCGTAAACCAGGCAGCTTTTTCCGTCTCCGGAATGGAACACCGAAATGA
- a CDS encoding AI-2E family transporter produces MSRVPGWIGRLGARLTDVGERLDERRAEVEREEAEADPAPRPRRKPRKPVSAASREPVVLVPRPDPAQAVPWGVRVAAEAGWRLLVLAGTVWVLMRIISSVQLVVFAFVVALLITALLQPTVARLMRHGVPRGPATALTAILGFVIIGLLGWFVTWQVMENIDDLSDQIQNGIDDLRNWLLKSPFHVTDKQINQIAKNLREAVGANTDQITSAGLEGVQVVVEALTGILLTFFSTLFLLYDGRRIWGWTLKLVPAAARPAVAGAGPRAWRTLTAYVRGTVLVALIDAVFIGIGIYFLKVPMAVPLAVFIFLFSFIPLVGAVASGALAVLVALVTQGVFTAVMTLVVVLAVQQIEGHILQPFILGRAVRVHPLAVVLTVATGGMVAGIGGAVVAVPLVAVTNTVVSYLKSYAEEQSAGPPGDEDEHEHEEQDETAVEDDRAPAEPSPGPEKPPSDSVK; encoded by the coding sequence ATGTCGCGAGTGCCAGGGTGGATCGGTCGGCTCGGTGCCCGGCTGACCGATGTGGGAGAGCGGTTGGACGAGCGCCGCGCTGAGGTCGAGCGCGAGGAGGCCGAGGCCGACCCGGCCCCGCGCCCCCGGCGCAAGCCGAGGAAGCCCGTGAGCGCCGCGTCCCGCGAGCCTGTCGTGCTGGTCCCGCGCCCCGATCCGGCACAGGCCGTGCCGTGGGGCGTCCGGGTCGCCGCCGAGGCCGGCTGGCGGCTCCTGGTCCTCGCGGGCACCGTGTGGGTGCTGATGCGGATCATCAGCTCCGTCCAGCTCGTCGTCTTCGCCTTCGTCGTCGCCCTGCTCATCACCGCGCTGCTCCAGCCGACGGTGGCCCGCCTCATGCGGCACGGCGTCCCGCGCGGCCCCGCCACCGCTCTCACCGCGATCCTCGGCTTCGTCATCATCGGGCTGCTGGGCTGGTTCGTGACCTGGCAGGTCATGGAGAACATCGACGACCTCTCCGACCAGATCCAGAACGGCATCGACGATCTGCGCAACTGGCTGCTGAAGAGCCCCTTCCACGTCACCGACAAGCAGATCAACCAGATCGCCAAGAACCTGCGGGAGGCGGTCGGCGCCAACACCGACCAGATCACCTCCGCGGGTCTGGAAGGCGTCCAGGTCGTCGTGGAGGCGCTCACCGGCATCCTGCTGACCTTCTTCTCCACCCTCTTCCTGCTCTACGACGGCCGCCGCATCTGGGGATGGACGCTGAAGCTGGTCCCCGCGGCCGCCCGTCCCGCCGTGGCCGGCGCCGGCCCGCGTGCCTGGCGCACCCTGACCGCCTACGTCCGCGGCACCGTCCTGGTGGCCCTCATCGACGCCGTCTTCATCGGTATCGGCATCTACTTCCTCAAGGTGCCCATGGCCGTCCCGCTGGCCGTGTTCATCTTCCTGTTCTCCTTCATCCCGCTGGTCGGCGCGGTCGCCTCCGGCGCGCTGGCGGTGCTCGTCGCGCTGGTCACCCAGGGCGTGTTCACCGCGGTGATGACGCTCGTGGTGGTCCTCGCCGTCCAGCAGATCGAGGGGCACATCCTCCAGCCGTTCATCCTCGGACGCGCGGTCCGCGTCCACCCCCTCGCGGTCGTCCTCACGGTGGCGACGGGCGGCATGGTGGCCGGCATCGGCGGCGCGGTGGTGGCCGTACCGCTGGTGGCGGTGACGAACACGGTGGTGAGCTATCTCAAGTCGTACGCCGAGGAACAGTCGGCCGGACCGCCCGGGGACGAGGACGAGCACGAGCACGAGGAACAGGACGAGACGGCCGTGGAGGACGACCGGGCGCCGGCGGAACCGTCTCCGGGGCCCGAAAAACCTCCCTCGGATTCGGTCAAATGA
- a CDS encoding transglycosylase SLT domain-containing protein, which translates to MSRNSARGFAVVSATAVTTVGAVMGVAQAGTAQSTDDAQASAGDATLLADIPAGEQAQVRAAPLARQAETQAVAADAVARKSAEEAAREQAAKDARAKREAAEEKAKREREAKGIFPQQSSYTVAEVQAIARQIVPSGQFQCFSNIVNHESTWNYLAVNPSSGAYGLVQALPGNKMASAGADWQTNPATQIKWGLTYMNSRYGSPCGAWSYWQAHGNY; encoded by the coding sequence GTGAGCCGTAACTCCGCGCGTGGCTTCGCCGTGGTCTCGGCCACGGCGGTCACCACTGTCGGTGCCGTCATGGGCGTCGCCCAGGCCGGCACCGCGCAGTCCACCGACGACGCCCAGGCGTCCGCCGGTGACGCGACCCTCCTCGCGGACATACCCGCCGGCGAACAGGCCCAGGTGCGGGCGGCCCCGCTGGCGCGGCAGGCCGAGACACAGGCCGTCGCCGCGGACGCCGTAGCCAGGAAGTCGGCGGAGGAAGCGGCCCGCGAGCAGGCGGCGAAGGACGCGCGGGCCAAGCGCGAGGCCGCCGAGGAGAAGGCGAAGAGGGAACGGGAAGCCAAGGGGATCTTCCCCCAGCAGTCCTCGTACACCGTCGCCGAGGTCCAGGCCATAGCGCGCCAGATCGTGCCCAGCGGGCAGTTCCAGTGCTTCAGCAACATCGTGAACCACGAGTCCACCTGGAACTACCTGGCGGTCAATCCGTCCTCCGGCGCCTACGGCCTCGTCCAGGCCCTGCCCGGCAACAAGATGGCCTCCGCCGGCGCCGACTGGCAGACCAACCCGGCCACCCAGATCAAGTGGGGCCTCACCTACATGAACAGCCGGTACGGCAGCCCCTGTGGCGCCTGGTCGTACTGGCAGGCCCACGGCAACTACTGA